Proteins from a genomic interval of Clostridium cochlearium:
- the fabG gene encoding 3-oxoacyl-[acyl-carrier-protein] reductase: MMSYRPLENKTAIVTGGSRGIGKAIAMKLGNLGASIVLNYRSDTDTLRNTVKELEELNINVVAVKADISDYKECEKMIKVALDKFSKIDILVNNAGITADNLMLRMKEEEFDRVIKTNLKGTFNCVKHCTPIMIKKRYGKIINISSVVGISGNIGQCNYAAAKAGVIGLTKSLARELASRSINVNAIAPGFIETDMTNALSDKAKENIINSIPLKRVGKAEDVAELVAFLASDNSSYITGQVINVDGGMVI, encoded by the coding sequence ATGATGTCTTATAGACCTTTAGAAAACAAAACAGCTATTGTTACAGGAGGAAGTAGAGGTATTGGGAAAGCTATAGCAATGAAACTAGGTAATTTAGGTGCTTCTATAGTTTTAAATTATAGAAGTGATACTGATACTTTAAGAAATACTGTAAAGGAATTAGAAGAATTAAACATTAACGTAGTTGCAGTGAAAGCAGATATAAGTGATTACAAAGAATGTGAAAAGATGATAAAAGTAGCGTTAGATAAGTTTAGTAAAATAGATATTTTAGTTAATAATGCTGGAATAACAGCGGATAATCTTATGTTAAGAATGAAGGAAGAAGAATTTGATAGGGTAATAAAAACAAATTTAAAAGGAACCTTTAATTGTGTAAAACACTGTACTCCAATAATGATAAAAAAGAGATATGGAAAAATAATAAATATATCATCTGTAGTTGGTATATCAGGAAATATAGGTCAGTGTAATTATGCAGCAGCTAAAGCAGGGGTAATTGGACTTACTAAATCTTTAGCAAGAGAATTAGCATCAAGATCTATAAATGTAAATGCTATAGCACCAGGTTTTATAGAGACAGATATGACCAATGCACTGTCAGATAAAGCAAAGGAAAACATTATAAATAGTATTCCTCTTAAAAGAGTTGGTAAAGCTGAAGATGTGGCAGAATTAGTAGCATTCTTAGCTTCAGATAATTCATCTTATATTACAGGTCAAGTTATAAACGTAGACGGGGGAATGGTTATTTAA
- the fabD gene encoding ACP S-malonyltransferase, translated as MSNKIAFLFPGQGSQYVGMGKELYNNFKECRDIFNRADKVLDLNVTDLCFNGSDEKLNKTEFTQPAILTVSMAILEIIKKTGIEAQVSAGLSLGEYSALIYSGMLSFEDGVELVRKRGKFMEEAVPKGIGGMAAIIGLDEDEIYKVCNEVSNIGVVEPANFNCPGQIVISGEIKALEIACKMCEEKGALKAVMLKVSGPFHSSLLNRAADNLEKELNNISFEKGYIPVITNVTADFIELDKVKSTLKQQVMCSVKWEQSMRKMIKDGVDTFIEIGPGKTLTAFLKKTDRRINAYNIEDVKSLEKTLKKLDME; from the coding sequence ATGAGTAATAAAATTGCTTTTTTATTTCCCGGGCAAGGATCTCAATATGTAGGTATGGGAAAGGAATTATACAATAATTTTAAAGAATGTAGAGATATTTTTAATAGAGCAGATAAAGTTTTAGATTTAAATGTAACAGATTTGTGTTTTAATGGTTCAGATGAAAAGTTAAACAAAACAGAATTTACTCAACCTGCAATATTAACTGTAAGTATGGCTATACTTGAAATAATCAAAAAAACAGGAATAGAAGCGCAAGTATCAGCTGGTTTAAGCCTTGGAGAGTATTCGGCTCTTATATATAGTGGTATGTTAAGTTTTGAAGATGGAGTTGAATTAGTGAGAAAAAGAGGCAAATTTATGGAGGAAGCTGTTCCAAAAGGTATAGGAGGAATGGCAGCTATAATAGGCTTAGATGAAGATGAAATATATAAAGTATGTAATGAAGTTTCAAATATAGGTGTGGTAGAGCCAGCAAATTTTAATTGTCCAGGTCAAATTGTTATTTCGGGTGAAATAAAGGCTTTAGAAATTGCTTGTAAAATGTGTGAAGAAAAAGGAGCTCTAAAAGCTGTAATGTTAAAAGTAAGTGGTCCTTTTCACAGTTCACTATTAAATAGGGCAGCGGATAATTTAGAAAAAGAGTTAAATAACATTAGTTTTGAAAAAGGATATATACCAGTAATAACTAATGTTACAGCAGATTTTATAGAATTAGATAAAGTAAAAAGTACTTTAAAGCAACAAGTTATGTGTAGTGTAAAATGGGAACAATCTATGAGAAAAATGATAAAAGATGGAGTAGATACTTTTATTGAAATAGGTCCAGGAAAAACATTAACTGCTTTCTTAAAAAAAACAGATAGAAGAATTAATGCATATAACATAGAAGATGTAAAATCACTTGAAAAAACCTTGAAAAAATTAGATATGGAGTGA
- the fabK gene encoding enoyl-[acyl-carrier-protein] reductase FabK → MKKNAFCNMIGVNYPIIQGAMAWIADSSLASAVSNAGGLGIIASGNQPIDIVKEEIRKTKELTKKPFGLNIMLLSDNAEELAKLVCEENIKVVTTGAGNPGKYIDMWKKNNVKVIPVVASVALAKRMERAGADAVIVEGCEAGGHIGELTTMALLPQVVDAVNIPVIAAGGIGDKRGVLAAFMLGAVGVQVGTRFLVAKECNVHKNYKEKVLGAKDIDTVVTGRNTGHPVRVLRNRLTRQYQVLEKENAPMDEFEKITKGALIKAVKEGDIQTGSLMAGQIAGLICKEQSCKEIIEEMFDFKEVIKGLENLYE, encoded by the coding sequence ATGAAAAAAAATGCATTTTGCAACATGATAGGAGTAAATTATCCTATTATACAAGGAGCTATGGCGTGGATTGCAGATAGTTCCTTAGCTTCAGCTGTTTCTAATGCAGGAGGATTGGGCATAATTGCTTCTGGTAATCAGCCAATAGATATAGTTAAAGAAGAAATAAGAAAAACTAAAGAATTAACTAAGAAACCTTTTGGTTTAAATATAATGCTTTTAAGTGATAATGCAGAAGAATTAGCTAAATTGGTTTGCGAAGAAAATATAAAAGTAGTTACCACTGGTGCAGGAAATCCAGGTAAGTATATAGATATGTGGAAAAAAAACAATGTAAAAGTTATTCCAGTTGTGGCATCTGTGGCTTTAGCAAAAAGAATGGAACGAGCTGGAGCAGATGCTGTAATAGTTGAAGGTTGTGAAGCAGGAGGGCATATAGGTGAACTTACCACTATGGCTCTTCTTCCACAAGTTGTAGATGCTGTAAATATACCTGTAATTGCAGCTGGAGGAATTGGAGATAAAAGAGGAGTCTTAGCAGCATTTATGTTAGGTGCTGTTGGAGTACAAGTAGGAACTAGGTTTTTAGTAGCTAAAGAATGTAATGTACATAAAAATTATAAAGAAAAAGTACTTGGTGCTAAAGACATTGATACTGTTGTTACTGGTAGAAATACAGGTCATCCTGTAAGAGTATTAAGAAATAGATTAACTAGACAATACCAAGTTTTAGAAAAGGAAAATGCTCCTATGGATGAGTTTGAAAAAATAACAAAGGGAGCATTAATAAAGGCGGTAAAAGAAGGAGATATACAAACGGGATCACTAATGGCAGGACAAATAGCTGGGTTAATATGTAAAGAGCAAAGTTGTAAAGAAATAATTGAAGAGATGTTTGATTTTAAAGAAGTGATAAAAGGATTGGAGAATTTGTATGAGTAA
- a CDS encoding acyl carrier protein: MIIDKVLEIIGEQLGIDVQELNTETSFEELGVDSLDLFQIVIEIEEEFDIQIEDAESIKTIGDAVKFVKERVEK, translated from the coding sequence ATGATTATTGATAAAGTGTTAGAAATTATAGGGGAACAATTAGGAATAGATGTACAGGAATTAAACACAGAAACATCTTTTGAAGAATTAGGAGTAGATTCTTTAGATTTATTTCAAATAGTTATAGAAATAGAAGAAGAATTTGATATTCAAATTGAAGATGCTGAATCTATTAAAACAATTGGAGATGCAGTTAAATTTGTAAAAGAAAGAGTTGAAAAATAG
- a CDS encoding beta-ketoacyl-ACP synthase III, whose amino-acid sequence MANKEVKILSTGKYLPPKVISNDDLSKIIDTNDNWIRTRTGIGERRITVGENTSDLGTKAALDALKKGGVSPEELDLIIVATITPDYFTPSTACIIQRNIKAYNAFAFDISAACSGFTYGISIASQFIRNGVAKKVLVIGVETLSKLVDWNDRNTCILFGDGAGAAIIAESSEKGISSVYLGSDGRGAKLLKCKSSKLDVNSDKLSKLLNSKEEDSEMGFIDMDGKEIFKFAVKIMVKGIQEVLKDSNLELKDIKYIIPHQANLRIIDHVAKKFNIDKDKFYININHYGNTSAASIPIALAEVDEQGLLKKGDNIILVGFGGGLTWAASLIKWI is encoded by the coding sequence ATGGCAAATAAAGAGGTGAAAATTTTATCTACTGGAAAATACTTACCACCAAAAGTAATATCTAATGATGACCTATCTAAAATAATAGATACAAATGATAATTGGATAAGAACTAGAACGGGCATAGGAGAAAGAAGAATTACGGTAGGAGAAAATACATCAGACTTAGGAACTAAAGCAGCCTTAGATGCCCTAAAAAAGGGAGGAGTATCACCTGAAGAATTGGATTTAATTATAGTAGCTACTATAACACCAGATTATTTTACACCTTCTACTGCTTGTATAATACAAAGAAATATTAAAGCTTATAATGCTTTTGCATTTGATATATCAGCAGCTTGTTCAGGTTTTACTTATGGAATTAGTATAGCATCTCAATTTATAAGAAATGGGGTAGCTAAAAAAGTTTTAGTTATAGGCGTAGAAACATTATCTAAATTAGTAGATTGGAATGATAGAAACACCTGTATATTATTTGGTGATGGAGCTGGGGCAGCTATAATTGCAGAGAGTAGTGAAAAGGGAATATCAAGTGTATACCTAGGTTCTGACGGAAGAGGAGCTAAGCTTTTAAAATGTAAATCTTCTAAATTAGATGTTAATAGTGATAAATTAAGCAAATTATTAAATTCAAAAGAAGAAGATTCAGAAATGGGATTTATAGATATGGATGGTAAGGAAATTTTTAAATTTGCAGTAAAAATAATGGTAAAAGGAATACAGGAAGTTTTAAAAGATAGTAATTTAGAATTAAAAGATATAAAGTATATAATTCCTCATCAAGCTAATTTGAGGATAATTGATCATGTAGCTAAAAAGTTCAACATAGACAAAGATAAATTTTATATAAATATTAATCATTATGGAAATACATCAGCTGCAAGTATTCCCATTGCATTAGCGGAAGTAGATGAACAAGGTCTCTTAAAAAAAGGAGATAATATTATATTAGTTGGCTTTGGCGGAGGATTAACTTGGGCAGCTTCATTAATTAAATGGATATAA
- a CDS encoding MarR family winged helix-turn-helix transcriptional regulator: MSKSMNVLNELLVDLFNDILTIEQNAIQSGEFKDLSVTEMHTIEAIGMYTQKTMSEVANELNITVGTLTIAINNLVKKGYVQRSKSEKDRRIVQISLTKRGKLAYRIHSKFHSDMIKETISGLTDEEEEVLITSLEKLNKFFKEKYHLKKD, translated from the coding sequence GTGAGTAAATCAATGAATGTTTTAAATGAATTATTAGTAGACCTTTTTAATGACATACTTACAATTGAACAAAATGCTATTCAGTCTGGAGAGTTTAAAGACTTATCTGTTACGGAAATGCATACAATAGAAGCTATTGGGATGTATACACAAAAAACTATGTCAGAGGTGGCAAATGAACTTAATATAACTGTTGGCACATTAACTATAGCTATAAATAATCTTGTGAAAAAAGGATATGTGCAGAGAAGTAAGTCGGAAAAAGATAGAAGAATAGTCCAGATAAGTCTTACTAAAAGAGGTAAGCTTGCATATAGAATTCATAGTAAATTTCATTCAGATATGATAAAAGAAACAATATCTGGATTAACAGATGAAGAAGAGGAAGTACTTATAACTTCTTTAGAAAAGCTAAATAAGTTCTTTAAAGAAAAATATCATCTTAAAAAAGATTAA
- a CDS encoding NAD(P)H-dependent flavin oxidoreductase, whose amino-acid sequence MDISPLQIGNLKCKIPIIQGGMGVGISLSGLASAVTREGGIGVISGVQIGFKESDFEFNTKEANLRALKKEIKKAKEMSNGGILGVNLMVAMNDYDEMVKVAVEEGIDLIISGAGLPTNLPELIKDKATKAVPIVSSGKAANVICKLWDKRYSYVPDLVVVEGPEAGGHLGFHMDDLQENKKKSLEELYEEVKRVLKQFEKKYNKKISLAVAGGIYSGLDIAKYFKLGADAVQMGTRFIATEECDADMNYKKAFLNCSKEDIDIIKSPVGLPGRVIKNKFSNRVSKVKEEVYKCFNCLKRCNPKDTQYCISKALINSAKGNIDEGIIFSGSNGYKINEIKSVKELIKELIMEVRECE is encoded by the coding sequence ATGGATATATCTCCTTTACAAATAGGAAACTTAAAGTGTAAGATCCCAATTATTCAAGGGGGAATGGGCGTAGGTATATCTTTATCGGGGTTAGCTTCAGCTGTAACAAGAGAAGGTGGCATAGGAGTTATATCTGGCGTTCAAATAGGATTTAAAGAAAGTGATTTTGAATTCAACACAAAAGAAGCTAATTTAAGAGCATTAAAAAAAGAAATAAAAAAAGCAAAAGAAATGAGCAATGGTGGTATTTTAGGAGTTAATTTAATGGTGGCTATGAATGATTATGATGAAATGGTAAAAGTAGCAGTAGAGGAAGGAATAGATTTAATTATTTCTGGAGCTGGATTACCAACTAATTTACCTGAACTTATAAAAGATAAAGCGACTAAAGCAGTACCTATAGTATCTTCAGGTAAAGCAGCCAACGTTATATGTAAGTTATGGGATAAGAGATATTCTTATGTCCCAGATTTAGTAGTAGTAGAAGGACCAGAAGCAGGAGGTCATTTAGGATTTCATATGGATGACTTACAAGAAAATAAAAAAAAATCTTTAGAAGAATTATATGAGGAAGTAAAGAGAGTGTTAAAACAATTTGAAAAAAAGTACAATAAAAAAATATCTTTAGCTGTAGCAGGTGGAATATATTCTGGCTTAGATATTGCAAAATATTTTAAATTAGGTGCAGATGCAGTTCAAATGGGAACAAGATTCATAGCTACTGAAGAATGTGATGCTGACATGAACTACAAGAAAGCTTTTTTAAACTGTAGCAAAGAAGATATTGATATTATTAAAAGCCCTGTAGGATTGCCAGGAAGAGTAATTAAAAATAAGTTTTCTAATAGGGTATCTAAGGTAAAGGAAGAAGTATATAAATGTTTTAATTGCTTAAAAAGATGTAATCCTAAAGATACTCAATATTGTATATCAAAAGCTTTAATAAATTCAGCAAAGGGAAATATAGATGAAGGAATAATATTTTCAGGTAGCAATGGATATAAAATAAATGAAATAAAATCAGTAAAAGAATTGATTAAGGAGTTGATAATGGAGGTGAGAGAATGTGAGTAA
- a CDS encoding transposase encodes MLGYWRSHCDYQSLLLSSISELYKTDPTIVEYYSSSIEKLYNLNLDDIKPLIRETYSLTGKPSNQQPELFRSFILMSDLGFHSLQKWIKHLRAHDILCTIIGVEKSNVPGLGTHYDFISRFWGMSPKAEKSAKDSLHSFTSKPHKKLGKNEKLPPKHPGVIKNLVEQALKGRTVETRPEKLFQQIFAKLAIEPSAKLGLLGNTQKLDISGDGTCLETGGSSLGIKTCDCIKKGIFNCKCNRRFSDPDARRGWDSYHEKWYYGHCLYFLSVYNPKLKKDLPIYFRMVQAQRYDGVTAIFALSEVRKMYPQFNFDKFIADAAHDNYPTYKLLNEWNIKAVISLNPKGEGKNKYEPPIGYTKDGIPICKCNQPMVYDWYDKGRSRIKYRCPLVKGKIKECPHKEECSPSAYGRVIYVKPSDDLRLFTAIPRNSDLWKQIMKKRTSSERVNKRILEDYNMEQTHCRGKKRWSWWTLIHSINIHLDAQLSVSKTNLLDIIKLTANKAC; translated from the coding sequence ATGTTAGGTTATTGGCGTAGCCATTGTGATTACCAAAGTCTTCTTTTGTCAAGCATTAGTGAACTTTATAAAACTGATCCCACTATCGTGGAATACTACTCATCAAGTATTGAAAAACTATATAATTTAAATCTTGATGATATAAAACCATTAATTAGAGAAACATATTCTCTAACTGGTAAACCTTCAAACCAGCAACCGGAACTCTTCAGATCATTTATATTAATGTCTGACTTAGGTTTTCATAGTCTACAAAAATGGATTAAGCACTTACGTGCACATGATATACTTTGCACCATCATTGGTGTTGAAAAATCTAATGTACCAGGATTAGGTACTCATTATGATTTCATATCGAGATTTTGGGGTATGAGCCCTAAGGCTGAAAAATCAGCCAAGGACTCACTTCATTCTTTTACTTCCAAGCCCCACAAAAAACTTGGCAAGAATGAAAAACTACCACCAAAACATCCTGGTGTTATTAAAAATTTAGTTGAACAGGCTCTTAAAGGACGAACTGTCGAAACTCGCCCTGAAAAGCTATTTCAACAAATTTTTGCTAAGTTAGCTATTGAGCCTTCCGCTAAACTCGGTCTCCTTGGTAATACTCAAAAACTTGATATATCAGGAGATGGTACCTGTCTTGAAACTGGCGGTAGCTCATTAGGCATTAAGACCTGTGATTGCATTAAAAAAGGTATTTTTAACTGCAAATGTAATAGAAGATTCTCTGACCCTGACGCTAGACGCGGTTGGGACAGTTACCACGAAAAATGGTATTATGGTCATTGCCTATATTTTCTTAGTGTCTATAATCCTAAACTTAAAAAGGATCTTCCTATATATTTTAGGATGGTACAAGCGCAGCGTTATGATGGTGTTACTGCAATTTTTGCACTTTCAGAAGTTAGAAAGATGTATCCTCAATTTAACTTTGATAAGTTCATCGCAGATGCTGCTCATGATAACTATCCTACGTATAAGCTTCTTAATGAATGGAATATAAAAGCTGTTATATCCCTTAATCCAAAGGGTGAAGGTAAAAATAAATATGAACCACCAATTGGATATACTAAGGACGGTATTCCCATCTGCAAATGCAACCAACCAATGGTATATGATTGGTACGATAAAGGCAGAAGTAGAATTAAATATAGATGTCCTTTAGTAAAAGGTAAAATTAAAGAATGTCCTCATAAGGAAGAATGTTCTCCTAGTGCCTACGGCCGTGTAATATACGTAAAGCCAAGTGATGACTTACGTTTATTTACTGCTATACCTAGAAACTCTGACCTTTGGAAACAAATAATGAAAAAGAGAACTTCTTCAGAGCGAGTAAATAAAAGAATACTTGAAGACTACAACATGGAACAAACCCACTGCCGTGGTAAAAAACGTTGGTCTTGGTGGACATTAATCCATAGCATCAATATTCATTTGGATGCTCAACTATCTGTTTCTAAAACTAACCTATTAGACATTATAAAATTAACTGCAAACAAAGCATGCTAG
- a CDS encoding DnaD domain protein, translating into MGTFLFKNKSANYTPVSNIFIDKYMPKARGEFVKVYLLGLKYCVSGELGVSSSIMASALHLLETDVLNAWSYWNNEGIIKMNPVDNMGNFSIEFLDLSNSPSSNEDGIDLLKELDNSSTKDMLLDIEKLIGRPLSTKEVTMYISWIKDFNFEPEIILLLIQYCISKGKTDYRYIEAIAISWHDSNIRTIEEAQNFIRQHEDKWINIRKILKYIGIKDGEVMKPQEEMLTKWLNIYNFPLEVIFKACDICFHRINKADFKYIDGILNSWHKDGIKTLNDVLIKDKKKPMKKNNNFKTKIDNFNNYEQRDYDFDALEKKLLGWDNK; encoded by the coding sequence TTGGGTACTTTTTTATTTAAAAACAAGTCTGCTAACTATACTCCCGTTAGCAATATTTTCATAGATAAATATATGCCTAAAGCCCGTGGAGAATTCGTTAAAGTTTACCTTTTGGGATTAAAATACTGTGTTTCAGGAGAACTTGGAGTAAGTTCGTCTATTATGGCTAGTGCTCTTCATCTACTAGAAACTGATGTTTTAAATGCATGGAGCTATTGGAATAATGAAGGTATAATAAAAATGAATCCTGTAGATAATATGGGAAATTTCTCTATAGAATTTTTAGATTTATCAAATTCACCATCTTCTAACGAAGACGGTATTGATTTACTTAAAGAATTAGATAATAGTTCTACAAAAGATATGCTACTAGATATAGAAAAACTTATTGGTCGCCCTCTATCTACTAAAGAAGTTACTATGTACATAAGCTGGATAAAAGATTTTAATTTTGAACCTGAAATAATTTTGCTTCTCATTCAGTATTGTATATCTAAAGGTAAAACAGATTATAGATATATAGAGGCCATAGCTATATCTTGGCATGATTCTAATATAAGAACTATAGAAGAAGCACAAAATTTTATAAGACAACATGAGGATAAATGGATTAACATAAGAAAAATTTTAAAATACATCGGTATAAAAGATGGTGAAGTAATGAAACCTCAAGAAGAAATGTTAACTAAATGGTTAAATATATATAACTTTCCCTTAGAGGTTATCTTTAAAGCTTGCGATATATGCTTTCACAGAATAAATAAAGCAGACTTTAAATATATCGATGGTATTTTAAATAGCTGGCATAAGGATGGCATAAAGACCCTAAATGATGTACTAATAAAGGACAAAAAGAAACCTATGAAAAAGAATAATAATTTTAAAACTAAAATAGATAATTTTAATAACTACGAACAAAGAGACTACGATTTTGACGCACTAGAGAAAAAACTATTAGGATGGGATAATAAATGA
- a CDS encoding ATP-binding protein produces the protein MIKSYQEQVMNTYEKMRDAEVKSLAKRKNEISKKVPRIIEIDNQISKLSLELSLNILKNKQINLNNYISNMKNKITDLKIKKSELLVANGYTIDYLDLHYNCTKCQDTGFIGINRCSCYKLVLTKVLYENSELKHILKQNNFGNFNFEYFSPSKSPNEPESPRENIKNIMSISWNFIEKFDSSNENLLFYGNSGTGKSFLAHCIAKELIDNGHMVVYRTAVDLTNELREIRFNPNENKSLEDILINSDLLIIDDLGAEPLTEFSKVEFFNLLNRKLLKQKKMIVSTNFSIERLLKTYSERISSRLLGNFTLCKFFGEDIRVKINLEKKEQFNIKNS, from the coding sequence ATGATAAAAAGCTATCAAGAACAAGTTATGAATACTTATGAAAAAATGCGAGATGCGGAAGTCAAATCCCTAGCTAAAAGGAAAAATGAAATTTCTAAAAAAGTTCCTCGTATAATAGAAATAGATAATCAAATATCAAAACTTTCTTTAGAACTATCACTAAATATATTAAAAAATAAACAAATTAATTTAAATAATTATATATCTAATATGAAAAATAAAATTACAGATTTAAAAATTAAAAAATCTGAACTTTTAGTAGCCAATGGATATACTATTGATTATTTAGATTTACATTATAATTGTACTAAATGTCAAGATACGGGTTTCATTGGAATTAATAGATGTTCTTGTTATAAATTAGTTTTAACCAAAGTTCTATATGAAAACTCTGAACTAAAACATATACTAAAACAAAATAATTTTGGTAACTTTAACTTTGAATATTTTTCTCCTAGCAAAAGCCCTAATGAACCAGAAAGTCCTAGAGAAAATATTAAAAATATAATGAGTATATCTTGGAACTTTATTGAAAAATTTGATTCCTCAAATGAAAACTTATTGTTCTATGGTAATTCTGGTACAGGAAAAAGCTTTTTAGCACATTGTATAGCAAAAGAACTTATAGATAATGGTCACATGGTTGTATATAGAACTGCTGTGGATCTAACAAATGAACTTAGGGAAATCAGATTTAATCCTAATGAAAATAAAAGTCTAGAAGATATACTTATAAATTCTGATCTTCTTATAATAGATGATCTAGGGGCAGAACCATTGACTGAATTCTCTAAAGTAGAATTTTTTAATCTGTTAAATAGAAAATTATTAAAACAGAAAAAAATGATTGTTTCAACAAATTTCTCCATAGAAAGATTATTAAAAACTTATTCAGAAAGAATTTCTTCTAGATTGTTAGGGAACTTTACTTTATGTAAGTTTTTTGGTGAAGACATAAGAGTTAAAATAAATTTAGAAAAAAAGGAACAATTTAATATAAAAAATTCATAG